From the genome of Longimicrobiales bacterium, one region includes:
- a CDS encoding DUF1460 domain-containing protein — protein sequence MSTKTILVRQYRGVFGPLAVVVLFVVGVCYSPFEPHRAPADPSGAPSGSPTWLDEDWATVERTISQASSAGLDALPMGELMAQLGAGLVGTAYVPQTLEVDGPERVVVNLRGLDCVTLVENVYALSVLLKTGAASRLGNRGSVEGEYERALRALRYRGNVIDGYPSRLHYFSDWIADAERKQLVRDVTPELGGEVDAEPIDFMSTHAGAYVQLSDAETLDAIRQVEGRLSTQERRFIPEGRIAEVSDQIQNGDIIAATSTVEGLDVAHTGLALWVDGELHLLHAPLVGEAVQISEVTLAARIQRISGQDGIMVARPSEPRVIESSSARGG from the coding sequence ATGTCGACCAAGACCATTTTGGTGAGGCAATACCGCGGTGTGTTTGGACCGTTGGCCGTGGTGGTGCTGTTCGTGGTGGGGGTTTGCTACTCACCGTTCGAGCCCCATCGAGCGCCTGCCGACCCGTCGGGTGCGCCCTCTGGGAGCCCGACCTGGCTGGACGAAGACTGGGCGACTGTAGAACGAACAATCAGCCAGGCATCCTCTGCCGGACTTGATGCGCTCCCAATGGGCGAGTTGATGGCTCAGTTGGGTGCTGGCCTCGTGGGCACGGCCTATGTGCCGCAGACCCTCGAAGTCGATGGGCCAGAGCGAGTGGTTGTGAACCTGCGAGGGCTGGACTGCGTGACCCTCGTGGAGAACGTCTACGCCCTGTCCGTGCTCTTGAAGACAGGTGCAGCAAGTCGTCTAGGGAATCGCGGGTCCGTGGAGGGTGAGTACGAGCGCGCCCTGCGGGCGCTCCGCTATCGAGGAAATGTGATCGACGGGTATCCGAGCCGACTTCACTACTTCTCGGACTGGATCGCAGACGCCGAGAGAAAGCAGCTCGTCCGCGACGTGACGCCCGAACTTGGAGGCGAAGTGGATGCCGAACCGATCGACTTCATGTCGACCCATGCAGGGGCATACGTTCAGCTGTCCGACGCGGAGACGCTCGACGCCATCCGGCAGGTCGAGGGTCGCTTGTCTACACAGGAGCGCCGCTTCATTCCTGAGGGCCGCATTGCAGAGGTCTCCGATCAGATTCAAAACGGTGACATCATTGCAGCGACCAGTACCGTCGAAGGTCTGGACGTAGCGCATACCGGCTTGGCTCTCTGGGTAGACGGTGAACTGCATCTGCTGCACGCACCGCTTGTTGGTGAGGCAGTGCAAATCAGCGAGGTGACACTCGCCGCTCGCATTCAACGAATCAGTGGACAAGACGGAATCATGGTCGCACGTCCATCGGAGCCCAGAGTGATCGAGTCTTCTTCCGCACGAGGCGGCTGA
- a CDS encoding xanthine dehydrogenase family protein molybdopterin-binding subunit, with translation MPENTGKHKSDQKLIGTNMRKIEGLAKSTGRAVYTDDVTFPGMLHGKILRSPLPHARIVSIDVSRAEALEGVHGVITGKDMPVTYGIIPWTPDEYPLCVDRVRYIGDGVAAVAAVDEDTALQALDLIDVEYDELPAFFDPRDSAAADGSTPYVHDAKKEGWNGNITKVVQLEFGEVDEGIERADVVVEGDYFFEGTTHTPIEPHCAIGQWDGVGKLTVWSATQVPHYLHRELARVLEVDQANVRVLQPLVGGAFGGKSEPFDLEFCVAKLAMNTGRPVKILYTREEVFYAHRGRHPFHMHYRTGATADGMLTSVDAKILLDGGAYASFGLVTTYYSGQLLCAPYDMPAYRFDSTRVYTNKPACGPKRGHGSVQPRFAFEVQIDKLAEQTSLDPMEFRRRNFIGRNTRTVNEMRITSNGFLECLSAVEGASGWEDKFRKMPFGRGIGVAGSTYISGTNYPIYPNDMPQSAVQMQIDRSGRVAVFSGASEIGQGCDSVVAYIAAEELGVPLEWVRVMRGDTDFTPVDLGAYSSRVTFMLGNAAIDAATKLRCKVQEAVAGHWEVVPGEVLLAGGLAVWSEDTSRQIPIAEAFNIAEAQFGALGATGSYNTPKDVHGKYRGGTIGASPAYSFTAHVAEVDVDVETGVVEVVKIWVAHDCGRALNPILVEGQMEGSAYMGFGEALMEEQVYKDADHGRAGLHNAPSLLDYRIPTSLDTPELEALIVESIDPEGPYGAKEAGEGPLHPSIPAIANAIYDAIGVRMDRLPFTAPNVWRGIEAAREAGHLAKPAGPDADPPRNGRPGDVSSAN, from the coding sequence ATGCCTGAGAATACCGGTAAGCATAAGTCGGACCAGAAGTTAATCGGCACGAACATGAGGAAGATCGAAGGCCTGGCGAAGTCGACCGGCCGGGCGGTCTATACTGATGACGTGACGTTCCCGGGCATGCTACATGGGAAGATCCTCAGAAGCCCGCTGCCGCACGCGCGCATTGTTTCGATCGACGTGTCTCGGGCAGAGGCGCTCGAAGGTGTCCACGGGGTGATCACCGGGAAGGACATGCCCGTGACCTATGGCATCATCCCATGGACGCCCGACGAATACCCGCTGTGTGTGGACCGCGTCCGCTACATCGGTGATGGTGTCGCGGCTGTAGCGGCGGTGGACGAGGACACTGCGCTTCAGGCACTCGACCTCATCGACGTGGAATACGACGAGTTACCGGCCTTCTTCGACCCGCGGGATTCTGCCGCCGCGGACGGGTCGACGCCCTATGTGCACGATGCGAAGAAGGAGGGCTGGAACGGCAATATCACAAAGGTCGTCCAGCTCGAGTTTGGTGAAGTGGACGAAGGGATCGAGCGAGCTGATGTCGTTGTTGAAGGCGACTATTTCTTCGAAGGGACCACGCACACGCCGATCGAGCCGCACTGTGCGATCGGTCAGTGGGACGGCGTTGGCAAGTTGACCGTCTGGTCCGCCACGCAGGTGCCTCACTACCTGCATCGCGAGCTCGCACGGGTTCTTGAGGTCGATCAGGCCAACGTGAGGGTTCTTCAGCCGTTGGTCGGTGGTGCCTTCGGTGGTAAGAGCGAGCCGTTCGATCTCGAGTTCTGTGTGGCGAAACTGGCCATGAACACCGGTCGACCCGTGAAGATTCTGTACACGCGCGAAGAGGTCTTCTACGCGCACCGAGGGCGGCACCCATTTCACATGCACTACCGCACTGGGGCGACGGCGGATGGCATGCTCACTTCGGTCGACGCGAAGATCCTGCTCGACGGCGGGGCTTACGCGTCGTTCGGGCTGGTGACGACTTACTACTCTGGTCAGCTCCTCTGCGCTCCGTATGACATGCCAGCGTATCGATTCGACTCCACCCGTGTGTATACGAACAAGCCGGCTTGCGGACCGAAGCGCGGCCACGGGTCGGTTCAGCCCCGGTTCGCCTTTGAGGTCCAGATCGACAAGCTTGCCGAGCAGACCAGCCTGGACCCGATGGAGTTTCGGCGTCGCAACTTCATCGGCCGAAACACGCGAACCGTGAACGAGATGCGTATCACGTCGAACGGGTTCCTCGAGTGCCTGTCCGCCGTCGAGGGCGCGAGCGGATGGGAGGACAAGTTCCGAAAGATGCCCTTCGGTCGGGGCATCGGTGTCGCTGGTTCGACCTACATCTCGGGCACGAACTATCCGATCTATCCGAACGACATGCCGCAGTCCGCGGTCCAGATGCAGATCGACCGAAGCGGACGCGTCGCTGTCTTCAGTGGGGCTAGTGAGATCGGCCAGGGCTGCGACTCGGTCGTCGCGTATATCGCGGCCGAGGAGCTCGGGGTGCCGTTGGAGTGGGTTCGGGTCATGCGGGGCGATACCGACTTCACGCCGGTAGACCTGGGCGCCTATTCGAGTCGAGTCACATTCATGCTTGGGAACGCAGCCATCGATGCTGCCACCAAGCTACGGTGCAAGGTGCAGGAAGCGGTTGCCGGCCATTGGGAAGTCGTCCCCGGTGAGGTTCTTCTGGCCGGTGGATTGGCGGTATGGTCCGAAGACACCTCACGGCAGATACCGATCGCTGAAGCGTTCAATATCGCGGAGGCTCAATTTGGTGCGCTCGGTGCGACCGGATCGTACAACACACCGAAGGATGTCCACGGGAAGTACCGGGGCGGGACAATCGGTGCGTCCCCAGCCTACTCGTTCACGGCGCACGTGGCCGAAGTGGATGTCGATGTCGAGACTGGTGTGGTCGAGGTAGTGAAGATCTGGGTCGCTCACGACTGTGGGCGCGCGCTCAATCCAATTTTGGTCGAGGGTCAGATGGAGGGCTCCGCTTACATGGGCTTCGGTGAGGCGCTCATGGAGGAGCAGGTCTACAAGGACGCGGACCATGGCCGCGCGGGACTGCACAACGCGCCTTCTCTTCTGGATTACAGAATTCCTACCAGCCTCGACACGCCTGAACTCGAAGCCTTGATCGTTGAGTCCATCGACCCGGAAGGTCCGTACGGCGCCAAGGAGGCCGGTGAAGGTCCGCTCCATCCGTCGATTCCTGCGATCGCAAACGCGATCTATGACGCCATCGGTGTGCGGATGGATCGACTGCCGTTCACGGCTCCGAACGTGTGGAGAGGAATCGAAGCTGCCCGTGAAGCGGGGCATCTCGCCAAGCCGGCTGGGCCAGACGCCGATCCGCCACGGAATGGGCGTCCCGGGGACGTGAGCTCCGCGAACTGA
- a CDS encoding (2Fe-2S)-binding protein, protein MPTTTEIVRLKVNGDVHEVGVPSHFTLLESLRYVIRLTGSKQGCDKGDCGACTVILDGEPTLACLTPVWEAEDREVVTVEGLAGPEGPHPLQDEFDLNGAAQCGFCTPGILCSAAVLLDRNPAASRSEIQDALAGNLCRCTGYAKIYDAVEAAGVRLSASGSPAGGYGRSAIETGAAPDESGSEASNA, encoded by the coding sequence ATGCCTACTACTACTGAAATCGTGCGACTGAAGGTGAACGGCGACGTTCACGAGGTTGGAGTGCCATCGCACTTCACGCTTCTCGAGTCGCTCCGCTATGTCATCCGTCTCACGGGCTCTAAGCAGGGCTGCGACAAGGGCGACTGTGGTGCCTGTACCGTCATTCTCGACGGAGAGCCCACGCTGGCGTGTCTTACGCCTGTATGGGAGGCTGAAGACCGCGAGGTCGTGACCGTCGAGGGTCTCGCCGGGCCGGAGGGCCCGCATCCACTTCAGGACGAATTCGACCTGAATGGCGCTGCCCAGTGTGGCTTCTGCACGCCCGGCATCCTTTGCTCGGCGGCGGTTCTGCTCGATCGAAACCCAGCGGCGAGTCGGTCTGAAATCCAAGATGCCCTAGCCGGAAATCTCTGCCGGTGTACCGGCTATGCAAAGATTTATGACGCCGTAGAGGCGGCAGGGGTGCGACTTTCTGCAAGTGGCAGTCCAGCAGGCGGTTACGGTAGGTCTGCGATCGAAACTGGTGCAGCGCCCGATGAATCAGGTTCGGAGGCGTCCAATGCCTGA
- a CDS encoding BrxA/BrxB family bacilliredoxin: MPYPEMMVAPMREDLVRVGFTELRTPDDVESTLGSEKRSTLVVVNSVCGCAAAMMRPAVYMSLQGEKKPEVLTTVFAGQDMEATDKTREYITGFPPSSPAVALFKDGELAYFMERHQIEGRNPEDIAADLQAAYEEHC; the protein is encoded by the coding sequence ATGCCATATCCAGAAATGATGGTCGCCCCGATGCGCGAGGATCTCGTTCGCGTCGGGTTCACTGAACTCCGCACCCCAGATGACGTCGAGTCGACCCTGGGCAGCGAGAAGCGCTCAACCTTGGTCGTGGTGAACTCCGTATGTGGTTGCGCGGCCGCAATGATGCGGCCGGCGGTCTACATGTCGCTCCAGGGCGAGAAGAAGCCCGAAGTGCTCACCACGGTCTTCGCAGGGCAAGACATGGAAGCTACGGACAAGACGCGTGAGTACATCACGGGCTTCCCACCTTCCTCGCCGGCTGTCGCACTCTTCAAGGATGGCGAGCTCGCGTACTTCATGGAGCGCCATCAGATCGAGGGGCGAAACCCGGAAGACATCGCCGCCGACCTGCAGGCCGCCTACGAGGAGCACTGCTAG
- a CDS encoding serine hydrolase, giving the protein MIPIQPVTVLHFFISQRETRESLRLRRPDGRLGWLVGLLVAITAISLPAASGAQTPAQTARADSLFSELTESTPGAAAVVVREGVVVFRAGYGMANLDHSIRITPQTVFDVASVSKQFDGFAVASLVESGAIDLDAQVRDYLPELPDFGLSLTVRHLVHHASGIRDWPITLAVAGWRFDDVISFDQILRMTWSQRELNFEPGSEYSYSNTGYNLLAEIVQRVTGQTFRAWTDENIFEPLAMSSSHFQDNHLEVVPGRAYGYNPTPAGEWTVSPNGLTALGSSSLHSSVDDMARWLINYDTHVVGGSAVIERMQTPGVLTSGDTNVYAYGLNGVEWHGARTYTHTGSWAGNRTVIMHFPDIQSGVIVLANSGAYNPTPPGRGLAEIFLDDLLGPSDPEEAGAQGQSTQPPPSPAPELSSDELEEYAGDWVSEELDTHYVLSVVDGTLVAQHYRHGTIRLTAQKPDIFVGNLFFFRPVRFERDTSGALGDMFVGEGRARNLRFVRAAR; this is encoded by the coding sequence ATGATCCCAATTCAGCCTGTAACCGTGTTGCATTTCTTCATCTCCCAACGAGAGACGCGTGAGTCCCTTCGATTGCGCCGTCCGGACGGTCGTCTCGGCTGGCTAGTGGGTTTGCTAGTCGCGATCACAGCGATCTCGCTTCCCGCCGCATCAGGAGCGCAAACGCCCGCTCAGACCGCTCGGGCGGACTCTCTCTTCTCAGAGCTCACCGAGAGCACACCGGGCGCGGCGGCCGTCGTTGTTCGTGAGGGCGTCGTTGTGTTCCGGGCGGGCTACGGAATGGCCAATCTCGATCACAGCATCCGGATCACGCCTCAGACCGTCTTCGACGTCGCCTCGGTCTCGAAACAGTTCGATGGATTCGCGGTGGCCTCGCTCGTCGAATCGGGCGCCATCGACCTCGACGCCCAGGTGCGGGACTACCTGCCCGAGTTGCCGGATTTCGGGCTGTCGCTCACGGTTCGGCATCTGGTACATCATGCCAGCGGCATCAGGGACTGGCCCATCACCCTCGCGGTCGCCGGATGGCGCTTCGACGACGTGATCTCGTTCGACCAGATCCTGCGTATGACATGGAGCCAGCGCGAACTCAACTTCGAGCCTGGTAGCGAATACAGCTACTCGAACACGGGGTACAACCTGCTGGCCGAGATCGTGCAGCGGGTGACGGGCCAGACGTTCAGAGCGTGGACCGACGAGAACATCTTCGAACCCCTCGCGATGTCTAGCTCGCACTTCCAGGACAATCACCTCGAGGTCGTCCCGGGGCGGGCATACGGCTACAATCCGACGCCAGCGGGAGAATGGACTGTCTCACCCAACGGACTGACCGCACTCGGCTCGAGTTCTCTGCACAGCTCTGTCGACGACATGGCTCGTTGGTTGATCAACTACGACACCCACGTCGTTGGTGGGAGCGCCGTCATCGAACGGATGCAGACCCCCGGGGTCCTGACCTCGGGCGACACCAACGTCTACGCCTACGGGCTCAATGGTGTGGAGTGGCACGGCGCTCGGACCTATACGCACACCGGCTCCTGGGCCGGGAACCGAACCGTCATCATGCACTTCCCGGACATCCAGTCGGGGGTCATAGTCCTCGCGAATTCGGGCGCCTACAATCCAACCCCTCCCGGTCGGGGCCTCGCGGAGATCTTCCTGGACGACCTGCTCGGACCCTCAGACCCCGAGGAAGCCGGGGCCCAAGGTCAGTCGACGCAGCCGCCCCCCTCCCCTGCGCCCGAACTGTCATCCGATGAGTTGGAGGAGTACGCCGGCGACTGGGTGAGCGAGGAACTGGATACGCACTACGTCCTCTCAGTAGTCGACGGCACGCTGGTCGCACAGCACTACCGCCACGGGACCATTCGCCTGACGGCGCAGAAGCCGGACATCTTCGTCGGGAACCTCTTCTTCTTCCGGCCGGTCCGGTTCGAACGAGACACCTCTGGTGCGCTCGGTGACATGTTCGTCGGAGAGGGTCGCGCACGTAATCTGAGATTCGTGAGGGCCGCACGATGA
- a CDS encoding DUF1028 domain-containing protein has translation MRFRLGLLVSCGITLVAVAGWSQLNVETQVESAVSPLEEVERWPPVATFSVLGYDAETGEVGGAVQSRVFSVGNGVLWAEANVGVVATQAVVDVSYGPQGIELLRGGMAPQKVVETILENDPNPRPERWMIEGRQFSVMDAAGSVATHTGPSASDWAGHRVGTHVSAQGNILAGQAVVDDMVAAFEETEGHLSLRLMAALEAGQAAGGDKRGMQSAAMVIVKKDGGVWLNNDVVLRLQVDDSDEPIRELRRLVEIAAQQRERIRGR, from the coding sequence ATGAGATTTCGACTAGGACTTCTCGTGTCCTGTGGGATCACTCTCGTTGCCGTTGCCGGGTGGAGCCAGCTAAACGTTGAAACCCAGGTCGAATCGGCCGTCTCACCACTGGAGGAAGTCGAGCGCTGGCCACCGGTGGCCACCTTCTCCGTGCTCGGGTATGACGCCGAGACAGGTGAGGTCGGTGGTGCGGTGCAGTCTCGGGTGTTTTCAGTCGGAAATGGAGTGCTCTGGGCCGAGGCCAACGTCGGAGTCGTCGCGACGCAGGCTGTCGTCGATGTGAGCTACGGGCCGCAGGGCATTGAACTCCTGCGAGGGGGTATGGCGCCTCAGAAGGTCGTTGAGACCATTCTAGAAAATGATCCCAATCCGCGCCCAGAGCGCTGGATGATCGAGGGGCGACAGTTTTCGGTAATGGACGCCGCCGGGAGCGTGGCGACTCATACGGGACCAAGCGCTTCTGACTGGGCTGGGCACAGGGTGGGGACACACGTGTCGGCTCAGGGAAATATTCTTGCCGGGCAAGCGGTCGTCGATGATATGGTGGCCGCGTTCGAAGAGACGGAGGGACATCTGTCGCTACGACTGATGGCGGCCCTGGAGGCCGGACAGGCGGCAGGCGGTGACAAGCGTGGCATGCAGTCGGCCGCGATGGTCATCGTGAAGAAGGACGGCGGCGTTTGGCTCAACAACGATGTAGTGTTGCGGCTGCAGGTCGACGACTCTGATGAGCCGATCCGGGAGCTACGGCGCTTGGTGGAGATTGCTGCTCAACAGCGGGAACGTATCCGCGGACGCTAG
- a CDS encoding cupin domain-containing protein, translating into MAERYELTSLDARELVPGHHGRFIHSEHTTHVYWTIEAGAVLPEHSHPHEQIVNVLEGTYELVVAGETFVVHAGEVLVIPGDAAHSGQAHRDCRILDVFSPVREEYR; encoded by the coding sequence ATGGCAGAGCGTTACGAACTGACCTCACTGGACGCACGCGAACTCGTCCCCGGGCATCACGGCCGGTTCATCCATTCTGAGCACACAACCCACGTATACTGGACGATCGAGGCGGGCGCGGTCCTGCCCGAGCACAGTCATCCTCATGAACAGATCGTGAATGTGCTCGAGGGTACGTATGAGCTTGTCGTGGCCGGTGAGACGTTCGTGGTTCATGCCGGTGAGGTTCTCGTAATCCCTGGCGATGCGGCACATAGCGGCCAGGCCCATAGGGACTGCCGCATTCTTGATGTCTTCTCGCCGGTGCGCGAAGAGTATCGATGA
- a CDS encoding M20/M25/M40 family metallo-hydrolase has translation MIRRSTSHFAMRLTCVTVGVLLALLAPAATEAQIDLEALQDEAVQWVQDYIQINTVNPPGNETRGAEFFAQIFEAEGIEYEMVESAPGRGNIWARLEGGDEPGILLIHHMDVVPADERFWTSDPLSGELRDGYVYGRGALDTKTSGILHLATFLALHRTETPLNRDVLFMATADEEAGGFFGAGWLVENRAEIFEGIGFLLNEGGGGSDVDGTVNFGLEVTQKVPYWLRLTATGEPGHGSRPLVTYASVKMIEALERFRLHQFAPRVIPAVDTHLKGIADGHTEPWKRRFADMGAYVDKPGVLRELQLYNPGLHALTRNTCSITRFEGSTKINVVSPEVAAEIDCRLLPDQDPDSWLAEVRSVLGDEIEVEVLMGFTPAVSSTDTDLYRTVRDVTLEEFPDAGFVPQVSGGFTDSHFFRDLGITSYGYSATATPAEDSGGVHGNDERVTEQNIRRGVAMTLRILERFAATRPVMEDF, from the coding sequence ATGATCCGACGATCGACGTCCCATTTCGCCATGAGGCTCACCTGCGTCACGGTGGGCGTGTTGCTAGCCCTGCTCGCGCCCGCTGCGACAGAGGCTCAGATCGACCTTGAGGCCCTTCAGGACGAGGCCGTCCAATGGGTTCAGGACTACATCCAGATCAACACCGTGAACCCGCCGGGCAATGAGACCCGGGGTGCGGAGTTCTTCGCTCAGATCTTCGAGGCGGAGGGCATCGAGTACGAAATGGTGGAGTCGGCTCCTGGACGAGGAAATATCTGGGCCCGCCTCGAGGGTGGGGATGAGCCTGGCATTCTCCTGATCCACCACATGGACGTGGTTCCCGCCGATGAGCGTTTCTGGACCTCGGACCCACTTTCCGGAGAATTGCGGGACGGGTACGTGTACGGTCGAGGGGCGCTCGATACGAAGACGAGTGGCATTCTCCACCTGGCCACCTTCCTGGCGTTGCACCGTACCGAGACCCCACTGAACCGGGACGTTCTGTTCATGGCGACCGCAGACGAAGAAGCCGGTGGCTTCTTCGGCGCGGGATGGCTCGTTGAGAATCGCGCGGAGATCTTCGAAGGAATCGGCTTCCTTCTAAATGAGGGTGGCGGCGGGTCTGATGTTGACGGCACCGTGAACTTCGGGCTGGAAGTGACACAGAAAGTGCCCTACTGGCTCCGTCTCACGGCGACGGGAGAGCCCGGCCACGGCTCGAGGCCGCTTGTGACCTACGCCTCTGTAAAGATGATCGAGGCGTTGGAGCGCTTCCGGCTCCACCAGTTTGCCCCGAGGGTGATTCCCGCGGTCGATACGCACCTGAAGGGGATTGCGGATGGTCATACTGAGCCGTGGAAGCGCCGCTTTGCCGACATGGGCGCGTATGTGGATAAGCCGGGCGTTCTCAGAGAACTGCAGTTGTACAACCCCGGTCTCCATGCCCTGACTCGCAACACCTGCTCGATCACACGCTTCGAAGGGAGCACTAAGATCAATGTTGTTTCGCCGGAGGTCGCGGCGGAGATCGACTGCCGATTGCTCCCCGACCAGGACCCGGACAGCTGGCTTGCGGAGGTCCGTTCCGTGCTCGGTGACGAGATCGAAGTCGAGGTACTGATGGGCTTTACGCCAGCGGTCTCGTCAACCGACACCGACCTGTATCGCACCGTTCGTGATGTGACTCTCGAGGAATTCCCTGACGCTGGGTTCGTTCCACAGGTCTCAGGCGGGTTCACTGACAGTCACTTCTTCCGTGACCTCGGCATCACGAGCTACGGCTACTCCGCTACGGCGACGCCAGCGGAAGACTCAGGAGGGGTGCACGGAAACGATGAACGTGTTACTGAGCAGAACATTCGGCGGGGCGTCGCGATGACACTTCGAATCCTTGAACGATTTGCGGCCACGAGGCCGGTGATGGAGGATTTCTGA
- a CDS encoding M1 family aminopeptidase, which produces MHTLFIAGLVAVTLGVTGSLPWVGPVHDVVAAIDEYPRRIGIDIENYRFELTLRDDSDVIEGRATVSVRFTNVGVTELSLDLIGANGEGQGMTVTSVEVAGRPLDFTHESDLLRISLSEAGPAGATLDVTVSYNGVPASGLHAGPNKHGDRTFFSDNWPNRARNWLPTIDHPYDKAMSEMVVTAPAHYQVVSNGLLVEETDGAAGTRVTHWKQSVPIATWLYVLGVAEFAVQHVDDFRGLPIQTWVYRQDRDAGFYDFAVPTKQVMEFYADHVGPYAYERLANITSPVTGGGMEAATAIMYHENSVTGDRTVRWRNVIIHEIAHQWFGNAVTESDWDDVWLSEGFATYFTLLFIEHAYGRDEFVDGLESSAERVFTQYESDPGYRIVHDDLDDMSRVSSGATYQKGSWVLHMLRGRMGDEAFWAGIRAYYARYMNQNATTSDFQAAMEQASGLDLQTFFDQWLRDGGNPKLQGWWDYDASARAVRIELNQTQTVGPMFEIPLEIGIYQDGQVLPTTIERVDLDGGFHRFVIPVDAEPTDVRLDPNSWTLFEADFGRQGR; this is translated from the coding sequence ATGCACACCCTTTTCATCGCAGGTCTCGTGGCGGTCACGCTCGGTGTTACTGGCTCACTCCCGTGGGTTGGTCCCGTTCACGATGTCGTCGCCGCGATCGACGAGTATCCCCGGCGGATTGGCATCGACATTGAGAACTATCGGTTCGAGCTCACCCTGCGGGATGACAGCGATGTGATCGAAGGGCGCGCGACGGTTTCGGTCCGCTTCACGAACGTCGGCGTAACCGAGCTTTCGCTCGACCTCATTGGGGCGAACGGCGAGGGCCAGGGCATGACTGTGACATCGGTAGAAGTGGCGGGGCGCCCGCTCGACTTCACACACGAGTCGGATCTCTTGCGGATTTCGTTGTCGGAGGCGGGACCTGCAGGGGCGACGCTCGATGTGACCGTGTCTTACAACGGGGTGCCGGCGTCCGGTCTCCATGCGGGGCCGAACAAGCACGGGGATCGCACCTTCTTCAGTGACAACTGGCCGAACAGGGCCCGGAACTGGTTACCGACGATCGATCATCCTTACGACAAGGCGATGAGCGAGATGGTCGTCACGGCTCCGGCGCACTATCAGGTCGTGTCGAATGGCTTGTTGGTAGAGGAGACCGACGGTGCCGCGGGGACCCGGGTCACGCATTGGAAGCAGTCGGTGCCGATCGCGACGTGGCTTTATGTGCTCGGGGTGGCAGAGTTCGCCGTTCAGCACGTCGACGATTTTCGGGGACTGCCGATTCAGACGTGGGTCTATCGGCAGGATCGCGATGCGGGCTTCTACGATTTCGCGGTCCCGACAAAGCAGGTCATGGAGTTCTATGCGGACCACGTCGGGCCGTATGCCTATGAGAGGCTCGCGAACATCACTTCGCCGGTCACAGGCGGAGGTATGGAGGCCGCGACTGCCATCATGTACCACGAGAATTCCGTCACGGGTGATCGCACCGTTCGGTGGCGAAACGTGATTATCCACGAGATCGCTCATCAGTGGTTCGGCAACGCTGTGACGGAGTCGGATTGGGACGATGTCTGGCTGAGCGAAGGCTTTGCTACCTATTTCACGCTGCTATTCATTGAGCACGCATACGGGCGGGACGAGTTCGTGGACGGCCTAGAGAGCTCAGCGGAGAGAGTGTTTACTCAGTACGAGAGTGACCCAGGTTACCGGATCGTCCATGACGATCTCGACGACATGAGCCGCGTGTCGAGCGGTGCGACCTACCAGAAGGGATCGTGGGTTCTTCACATGCTCCGCGGGCGGATGGGTGACGAAGCCTTCTGGGCGGGCATCCGGGCCTACTACGCCCGCTACATGAACCAAAATGCGACCACATCCGACTTCCAGGCAGCAATGGAACAGGCATCGGGCCTCGATCTCCAGACTTTCTTCGATCAATGGCTTCGGGACGGCGGGAATCCAAAGCTCCAGGGGTGGTGGGACTACGATGCCAGTGCCCGGGCCGTACGGATCGAGCTGAATCAGACCCAGACCGTGGGTCCGATGTTCGAGATACCACTGGAGATCGGCATCTACCAGGACGGTCAGGTCTTGCCGACGACGATCGAGCGCGTGGACCTGGACGGCGGGTTCCATCGTTTTGTCATTCCGGTGGACGCGGAGCCGACAGACGTGAGGCTCGACCCGAATTCGTGGACGTTGTTCGAGGCTGACTTCGGCCGTCAGGGACGTTGA
- a CDS encoding Rieske (2Fe-2S) protein, translating into MSAIVLGAVASIVPVAAGVTALLDPLRKKETASAQVFVTRLSAVPEDGSPKKFTVEMDRVDAWATYSNTPVGAVYLRRTESGDVAALNVVCPHAGCFVGLAEDKARFGCPCHNSSFDLDGVVNDPSSPSPRDMDSLAVDVRNGDEIWVAFRNFLPGRHDKTPV; encoded by the coding sequence ATGAGCGCGATTGTCCTCGGAGCGGTCGCTTCGATCGTTCCCGTGGCGGCGGGCGTGACTGCCCTGCTCGATCCACTGCGCAAAAAGGAGACTGCTTCGGCCCAGGTGTTCGTCACGCGCCTTTCCGCCGTGCCCGAGGATGGGTCGCCCAAAAAGTTCACCGTCGAGATGGATCGGGTCGACGCCTGGGCGACTTATAGCAACACGCCCGTCGGCGCCGTCTACCTGAGACGGACCGAATCCGGAGATGTGGCAGCTCTAAACGTCGTCTGTCCCCACGCCGGCTGCTTCGTCGGACTCGCCGAGGACAAAGCACGATTTGGTTGCCCTTGTCACAATAGCAGCTTCGACCTCGACGGAGTGGTGAACGATCCGTCGAGCCCAAGTCCACGCGACATGGACTCACTGGCAGTCGACGTTAGGAACGGGGATGAAATCTGGGTGGCTTTCCGGAATTTCCTCCCTGGCCGGCACGATAAGACTCCGGTCTGA